One genomic segment of Dioscorea cayenensis subsp. rotundata cultivar TDr96_F1 unplaced genomic scaffold, TDr96_F1_v2_PseudoChromosome.rev07_lg8_w22 25.fasta BLBR01001336.1, whole genome shotgun sequence includes these proteins:
- the LOC120256198 gene encoding DNA-directed RNA polymerases IV and V subunit 4-like, with amino-acid sequence MDCEVKEILEGAQDHLLVSSKDPEIKMPESFNKALQHSKYGSRYIDVQSVRQVLDTLKTNGVTDGKICMIGNILLESINEVYILVPPLKDNSDNNEGLTKDALRRLTWQSIETQNNPC; translated from the coding sequence ATGGATTGTGAAGTAAAGGAGATTTTGGAAGGAGCCCAAGACCACCTTCTTGTATCATCCAAGGATCCTGAGATAAAAATGCCTGAATCATTCAATAAAGCACTGCAGCACTCCAAATACGGAAGTCGTTACATAGATGTCCAATCTGTGAGACAAGTCCTAGACACCCTCAAAACTAATGGAGTTACAGATGGCAAGATATGCATGATCGGGAACATTCTACTAGAGTCTATTAATGAGGTTTATATTCTTGTACCTCCTTTAAAGGACAACAGCGATAACAATGAGGGATTAACAAAAGACGCGTTGCGTCGTCTAACCTGGCAAAGCATAGAAACTCAAAATAATCCTTGTTAG